Proteins from a single region of Haloplanus sp. GDY1:
- a CDS encoding DUF7522 family protein: MSEHRDLVDPSLEEQLVSACRTAVGDSLRSIVYFTPDEYEQVYLRSDLEADADLSRWVEHEAVGFRAQTAYEGSELGEYQYTLRVFENGFVTRVVKGDHGVFITTDGITVDRSKEVTRAVGSTLG; this comes from the coding sequence ATGAGCGAGCACCGCGACCTCGTCGATCCGTCGCTCGAGGAGCAACTGGTGAGCGCCTGTCGAACCGCGGTCGGCGACAGTCTCCGGAGCATCGTCTACTTCACCCCGGACGAGTACGAACAGGTGTACCTTCGCTCTGATCTGGAGGCGGACGCTGACCTCTCGCGCTGGGTGGAACACGAGGCGGTGGGCTTTCGCGCCCAGACGGCCTACGAGGGGAGCGAACTCGGCGAGTACCAGTACACGCTCCGGGTCTTCGAGAACGGGTTCGTGACGCGCGTCGTGAAGGGCGACCACGGCGTGTTCATCACCACCGACGGCATCACGGTCGACCGGTCGAAGGAAGTGACGCGAGCGGTCGGATCGACGCTCGGCTGA
- a CDS encoding complex I subunit 4 family protein encodes MIIEALIAITFVASMAVLLAPDEWAGRLAAALSLLPVAGSLYMWSRFDATGNALTGGDLAFETMIPWLELGGYTINWHVGVDGIGLPLVVLTTVLTTLAIVSAWTPIDDRQSQFYGLMLFMEANLLGVFTALDFFVWFVFWEAVLLPMYFLIGVWGGPRRKYAAIKFFVYTNVASLAMFIGFVALVFGLGDSVSSLDMPAIAQALRAGELGSLYGIPAATLRSVAFVAMFLGFAVKVPVVPFHTWLPDAHVEAPSPVSVMLAGVLLKMGTYALLRFNFTMLPETATAFVVPIALIAVVSVIYGAMLALAQQDLKRIVAYSSVSSMGYVILGLVAYTTYGVGGATFQMIAHGLISGLMFMSVGVIYNATHTRMVGDMSGMADRMPVTVGILVAGAFGYMGLPLMAGFAGEFFIFKGAFASTVHAAMPLFTAVAMFGIVVVAGYLLFAMQRTLFGSFRLETDYEVGPAALHETAPLAVLLATIILLGVAPDLFFGMIQDAVDPLLDFGGDLS; translated from the coding sequence ATGATAATCGAAGCGCTGATCGCCATCACGTTCGTCGCCTCGATGGCCGTGTTGCTGGCCCCGGACGAGTGGGCCGGCCGCCTCGCGGCGGCGCTGAGCCTGCTCCCCGTCGCGGGGAGCCTCTACATGTGGAGTCGCTTCGACGCGACGGGCAACGCCCTCACCGGCGGTGACCTCGCGTTCGAGACGATGATCCCGTGGCTGGAACTCGGTGGGTACACGATCAACTGGCACGTCGGCGTCGACGGCATCGGCCTGCCGCTGGTGGTGCTCACCACCGTCCTGACGACGCTCGCCATCGTGAGCGCGTGGACCCCGATCGACGACCGCCAGTCCCAGTTCTACGGGCTGATGCTGTTCATGGAGGCGAACCTGCTGGGCGTGTTCACCGCGCTCGACTTCTTCGTCTGGTTCGTCTTCTGGGAGGCCGTCCTCCTGCCGATGTACTTCCTCATCGGCGTCTGGGGCGGCCCGCGGCGGAAGTACGCCGCGATCAAGTTCTTCGTCTACACCAACGTCGCGTCGCTGGCGATGTTCATCGGCTTCGTCGCGCTGGTGTTCGGCCTGGGCGACTCGGTGTCGTCGCTGGACATGCCCGCCATCGCGCAGGCGTTGCGCGCGGGCGAACTCGGGTCGTTGTACGGAATTCCGGCCGCGACGCTGCGGAGCGTCGCCTTCGTGGCGATGTTCCTCGGCTTCGCGGTGAAGGTGCCGGTCGTCCCCTTCCACACGTGGCTGCCGGACGCCCACGTCGAGGCGCCGTCGCCGGTGTCGGTGATGCTGGCGGGCGTCCTTCTGAAGATGGGGACCTACGCACTGCTGCGGTTCAACTTCACGATGCTGCCGGAGACGGCGACGGCCTTCGTCGTCCCCATCGCCCTGATCGCCGTCGTGAGCGTCATCTACGGTGCGATGCTCGCGCTGGCCCAGCAGGACCTCAAGCGCATCGTCGCGTACTCCTCCGTCTCCTCGATGGGCTACGTGATCCTCGGCCTCGTCGCCTACACCACCTACGGGGTCGGCGGCGCGACGTTCCAGATGATCGCCCACGGCCTCATCTCCGGGCTGATGTTCATGTCGGTCGGCGTCATCTACAACGCGACCCACACCCGGATGGTGGGCGACATGTCCGGGATGGCCGACCGGATGCCGGTCACCGTCGGCATCCTGGTCGCCGGCGCCTTCGGCTACATGGGCCTGCCCCTGATGGCCGGCTTCGCCGGCGAGTTCTTCATCTTCAAGGGCGCCTTCGCGTCGACGGTGCACGCGGCCATGCCGCTCTTTACCGCCGTCGCGATGTTCGGCATCGTCGTCGTCGCGGGCTACCTGCTCTTCGCGATGCAGCGGACCCTCTTCGGCTCGTTCCGCCTGGAGACCGACTACGAGGTGGGCCCGGCCGCGCTCCACGAGACGGCGCCGCTCGCCGTCCTGCTCGCGACCATCATCCTCCTCGGGGTCGCGCCCGACCTCTTCTTCGGGATGATCCAGGACGCGGTCGATCCCCTCCTCGACTTCGGAGGTGACCTCTCGTGA
- the nuoL gene encoding NADH-quinone oxidoreductase subunit L — MVGAFDYAPAIVLLPFLSFLVSLAGGKYLPKGGAFGGIAATAGSLVLSAWVFLTVSDGNVYNATLYEWATGVGEETATLTFGLLLDPLAAMMLLIVSLVSLLVHVFSLGYMNDEGETGLPRYYAGLGLFTASMLGFVVADNLLMAFMFFELVGLCSYLLIGFWFRESGPPSAAKKAFLVTRFGDYFFLVGVVAVFATFGTAKFAGEGAFPVLAEEALAGSAEAVTTFGFAPETWFTILGLLILGGVIGKSAQFPLHTWLPDAMEGPTPVSALIHAATMVAAGVYLVARMYGFYALSPTALGIIALVGGFTALFAATMGVVKREIKQVLAYSTISQYGYMMLGLGAGGYVAATFHLMTHAFFKALLFLGAGSVIIAMHHDEDMWNMGGLKEEMPVTYYTFLAGSLALAGIFPFAGFWSKDEVLYETLIHGLGGAPLLLAGYAMGLVAVFFTGFYTFRMVFLTFHGEPRTETAADPHGVRWNVKGPLVVLGILAATTGVVNMVPVEKLLGITGIDFLHQWLDGGFEALTAHHYGDVLPYSSAYIGGETTTVAVGAAVSLGLALAGAGLAHVLYNKPSPAEHTEKLGSIKTLWYNNYYQDEYQVWIAESVVLPLARLADKFDQGVVDGVVDGVSSVSLFAGSRIRRLQTGLVTNYAALLTLGLTALLVVFGVMGGWFA; from the coding sequence ATGGTCGGAGCATTCGACTACGCGCCCGCCATCGTCCTCCTCCCGTTCCTCTCGTTCCTCGTGTCGCTCGCGGGCGGGAAGTACCTCCCCAAGGGCGGCGCGTTCGGCGGCATCGCCGCCACCGCGGGGTCGCTCGTGCTGTCGGCGTGGGTCTTCCTGACCGTCAGCGACGGCAACGTCTACAACGCCACCCTCTACGAGTGGGCCACGGGCGTCGGCGAGGAGACGGCCACCCTCACGTTCGGCCTGCTGCTCGATCCGCTGGCGGCGATGATGCTGCTCATCGTCTCGCTGGTTTCGCTTCTGGTCCACGTCTTCAGCCTCGGCTACATGAACGACGAGGGCGAGACCGGGCTCCCCCGGTATTACGCCGGCCTCGGCCTCTTCACCGCCTCCATGCTCGGGTTCGTCGTCGCCGACAACCTGCTCATGGCGTTCATGTTCTTCGAACTCGTCGGCCTCTGTTCGTACCTCCTGATCGGCTTCTGGTTCCGCGAGTCGGGGCCGCCGAGCGCCGCGAAGAAGGCGTTCCTCGTCACCCGGTTCGGCGACTACTTCTTCCTCGTCGGCGTCGTCGCCGTCTTCGCCACCTTCGGCACCGCGAAGTTCGCGGGCGAGGGAGCGTTCCCGGTGCTCGCGGAGGAGGCCCTCGCCGGGTCCGCCGAGGCGGTGACCACCTTCGGCTTCGCGCCGGAGACGTGGTTCACCATCCTCGGCCTGCTGATCCTCGGCGGCGTGATCGGGAAGTCCGCGCAGTTCCCGCTTCACACCTGGCTCCCGGACGCCATGGAGGGTCCGACGCCCGTCTCCGCGCTCATCCACGCCGCGACGATGGTCGCGGCCGGCGTCTACCTGGTGGCGCGGATGTACGGCTTCTACGCGCTTTCCCCCACCGCTCTCGGCATCATCGCGCTGGTCGGCGGGTTCACCGCCCTCTTCGCCGCGACGATGGGCGTCGTCAAGCGGGAGATCAAGCAGGTCCTCGCCTACTCCACCATCTCGCAGTACGGCTACATGATGCTGGGGCTGGGCGCCGGCGGCTACGTCGCCGCCACCTTCCACCTCATGACCCACGCCTTCTTCAAGGCGCTCCTGTTCCTCGGCGCTGGCTCGGTCATCATCGCCATGCACCACGACGAGGACATGTGGAACATGGGCGGGCTCAAAGAGGAGATGCCGGTGACGTACTACACGTTCCTCGCCGGTTCGCTCGCGCTCGCGGGCATCTTCCCCTTCGCGGGCTTCTGGTCGAAGGACGAGGTGCTCTACGAGACGCTCATTCACGGGCTCGGGGGGGCGCCGCTCCTGCTGGCGGGCTACGCGATGGGCCTCGTCGCCGTCTTCTTCACCGGCTTCTACACCTTCCGGATGGTCTTCTTGACCTTCCACGGTGAGCCCCGGACGGAGACGGCGGCGGACCCACACGGCGTCCGCTGGAACGTGAAGGGGCCGCTGGTCGTCCTCGGAATCCTCGCCGCCACCACCGGGGTCGTCAACATGGTGCCCGTCGAGAAACTGCTCGGAATCACGGGCATCGACTTCCTGCACCAGTGGCTCGACGGCGGCTTCGAGGCGCTGACTGCCCACCACTACGGCGACGTGCTCCCGTACTCGTCGGCCTACATCGGCGGGGAGACGACGACCGTCGCAGTCGGTGCGGCCGTCTCGCTTGGCCTCGCGCTCGCCGGAGCGGGGCTCGCTCACGTCCTCTACAACAAGCCCAGCCCCGCCGAGCACACGGAAAAACTCGGCTCGATCAAGACGCTGTGGTACAACAACTACTACCAGGACGAATACCAGGTCTGGATCGCCGAGTCGGTCGTCCTGCCCCTCGCACGGCTGGCGGATAAGTTCGACCAGGGCGTCGTCGACGGCGTCGTCGACGGCGTCTCGTCGGTGAGCCTGTTCGCCGGAAGCCGCATCCGGCGGCTCCAGACCGGACTGGTGACGAACTACGCCGCGCTCCTCACCCTCGGGCTGACGGCGTTGCTGGTGGTCTTCGGCGTCATGGGAGGGTGGTTCGCATGA
- a CDS encoding NADH-quinone oxidoreductase subunit N, which translates to MPIQTQLPTWTAVAPTLLLGLTALVLFLADSIDPDSTRPTALAGISVLGSVAALAVAGWFLLAGTGQEGGAIELYGGSLVVDGLSLFFTVLFASVAAMVSLASYDYLRGHAYQAEFYSLVMLAATGMSLMGSAGSLATVFVSLELASLPSYALVAFLKDNRGSVEAGLKYFLVGAVSSAVFVFGISLVYAATGSLLLSDVAGAIGSAGDLVGIAGVGVVMIAGGFAFKTASVPFHFWAPEAYEGAPAPISAFLSSASKAAGFAVAFRVFAVAFPIESVVPMGIDWPLLFAVLAVITMTVGNFAAATQENVKRMLAYSSVGHAGYALIGLAALSGGGPNGNVMGASMAHLLVYGFMNTGAFLFIAMVEHWEVGRTFEDYNGLATRAPVACLAMTVFMFSLAGLPPFGGFLSKYALFYGAIQGGFWWLAAVGAINSALSLFYYSRVVKAMWIEDPSGSFDLGSTPLGLYAAVMVAAVGTLLLLPAFGPVVETAQSAATALFA; encoded by the coding sequence ATCCCCATCCAGACACAACTGCCGACGTGGACGGCCGTCGCGCCGACGCTGCTGCTCGGCCTGACGGCGCTCGTCCTGTTCTTGGCCGACAGCATCGACCCCGACTCCACGCGACCCACGGCGCTCGCCGGCATCTCGGTGCTCGGGAGCGTCGCGGCCCTTGCCGTCGCCGGCTGGTTCCTGCTCGCCGGCACCGGCCAGGAGGGCGGCGCGATCGAACTCTACGGTGGCTCCCTCGTCGTCGACGGACTGAGCCTGTTCTTCACGGTTCTCTTCGCGAGCGTCGCCGCCATGGTGTCGCTCGCGAGCTACGACTACCTGCGTGGCCACGCCTACCAGGCGGAGTTCTACTCCCTGGTGATGCTGGCCGCGACGGGGATGAGCCTCATGGGGTCGGCGGGGTCGCTGGCGACGGTGTTCGTCAGCCTCGAACTCGCGTCGCTGCCCTCGTACGCCCTCGTGGCCTTCCTCAAGGACAACCGGGGGAGCGTCGAGGCGGGGCTGAAGTACTTCCTCGTCGGCGCCGTCTCCTCGGCGGTGTTCGTCTTCGGCATCTCGCTCGTCTACGCCGCCACCGGCTCGCTCCTGCTGTCGGACGTCGCCGGAGCCATCGGATCCGCGGGTGACCTCGTCGGCATCGCGGGCGTGGGCGTGGTCATGATCGCCGGCGGCTTCGCGTTCAAGACCGCCTCCGTGCCCTTCCACTTTTGGGCGCCGGAGGCCTACGAGGGCGCCCCGGCACCCATCAGCGCCTTCCTCTCGTCGGCGTCGAAGGCGGCCGGCTTCGCCGTCGCGTTCCGCGTCTTCGCCGTCGCCTTCCCCATCGAGTCGGTCGTGCCCATGGGCATCGACTGGCCTCTCCTGTTCGCCGTCCTCGCCGTCATCACGATGACGGTCGGCAACTTCGCGGCGGCGACCCAGGAGAACGTCAAGCGGATGCTGGCGTACTCCTCGGTGGGCCACGCCGGCTACGCGCTGATCGGCCTCGCCGCCCTCTCGGGCGGCGGCCCCAACGGGAACGTGATGGGCGCGAGCATGGCCCACCTGCTCGTCTACGGGTTCATGAACACCGGTGCCTTCCTGTTCATCGCGATGGTCGAACACTGGGAGGTCGGCCGCACCTTCGAGGACTACAACGGGCTGGCGACCCGGGCGCCGGTCGCCTGCCTCGCGATGACCGTGTTCATGTTCTCGCTGGCCGGCCTGCCGCCCTTCGGCGGGTTCCTCTCGAAGTACGCCCTCTTCTACGGGGCGATCCAGGGCGGCTTCTGGTGGCTCGCCGCGGTCGGTGCGATCAACAGTGCCCTGTCGCTGTTCTACTACTCCAGGGTCGTGAAGGCGATGTGGATCGAGGACCCCTCGGGCTCCTTCGACCTCGGATCGACGCCGCTCGGCCTCTACGCCGCGGTGATGGTCGCCGCCGTCGGCACGCTCCTGCTCCTGCCGGCGTTCGGCCCCGTCGTCGAGACGGCACAGAGCGCCGCCACGGCGCTGTTCGCGTAG